In a genomic window of Curtobacterium sp. MCBD17_035:
- a CDS encoding alpha/beta fold hydrolase encodes MTEPDPDEFSDLPALAAHLGVTEPLRASRLTATVGDGATVSAVRWRATTAATRDAHDVRVVFLHGVGLEAHTFDATALLLGVPALAVDLPGHGRSSWRADAVYSADTVAPAVVDALDALGTPPVVLVGHSLGAIVAARVAAIAPGRVTGLVLLDMSPDFTQRAVDRIVRALEEEPDFADLEEVVVRALALRLGDDPVALAREARHATRRAPDGRWVRRHHFPHLEPGAAHIGRFADAWDDLESLPVPVLLVRGDRGYVSPALARRFAERLPSARIVTVPARHTVQTQAPRELADVLRRWEPSNPR; translated from the coding sequence GTGACCGAGCCCGACCCCGACGAGTTCAGCGACCTTCCCGCACTCGCGGCGCACCTCGGCGTGACGGAGCCGCTCCGCGCCTCCCGGCTGACCGCGACCGTCGGCGACGGTGCCACGGTGAGCGCCGTCCGTTGGCGCGCCACCACCGCGGCGACCCGGGATGCCCACGACGTCCGCGTCGTGTTCCTGCACGGCGTCGGACTCGAGGCGCACACGTTCGACGCGACCGCGCTGCTGCTCGGCGTACCGGCACTCGCGGTCGACCTGCCCGGACACGGCCGGTCCTCGTGGCGGGCGGACGCCGTCTACTCGGCGGACACCGTCGCGCCGGCCGTCGTCGACGCGCTCGACGCGCTCGGCACGCCCCCCGTGGTGCTCGTCGGCCACTCGCTCGGTGCGATCGTCGCCGCCCGCGTCGCCGCGATCGCGCCGGGCCGCGTGACCGGTCTCGTGTTGCTCGACATGTCACCGGACTTCACCCAGCGCGCCGTGGACCGCATCGTCCGCGCCCTCGAGGAGGAACCCGACTTCGCCGACCTCGAGGAGGTGGTCGTGCGGGCCCTGGCACTCCGGCTCGGCGACGACCCCGTCGCGCTCGCCCGGGAGGCCCGCCACGCCACCCGGCGCGCCCCCGACGGCCGGTGGGTGCGGCGGCACCACTTCCCGCACCTCGAACCGGGGGCGGCGCACATCGGTCGGTTCGCCGACGCGTGGGACGACCTCGAGTCCCTCCCAGTACCCGTCCTGCTCGTGCGCGGGGACCGCGGCTACGTGTCCCCGGCCCTCGCCCGCCGGTTCGCGGAGCGATTGCCGTCGGCCCGGATCGTCACGGTCCCCGCGCGACACACGGTGCAGACCCAGGCGCCGCGGGAACTCGCGGACGTGCTCCGGCGTTGGGAGCCGTCGAACCCCCGGTGA
- a CDS encoding ABC transporter ATP-binding protein: MLSGTTTGTPSPVLAARGLTLAYDDRVVVESLDIDVPDRELTVIVGPNACGKSTLLKALARTLTPTAGTVSLDGRPIRSYRSKAVARRVAMLPQTPVAPAGITVRDLVSRGRYPHQDLWHPMSADDRAAVDAALEQTSTAALADRSVDELSGGQRQRVWIAMVLAQQTDVVLLDEPTTFLDISHQYDVLELAASLHAAGRTVVAVLHDLNQAARYATHLVAMDRGRIVAQGPPAEVLTADLVERVFGLPCVVVPDPETGTPLVVPRAGAAAAARSAARGADGTGGRAASTVRGDAESATVREAD; the protein is encoded by the coding sequence GTGCTGAGCGGGACCACGACCGGCACACCGAGCCCGGTGCTCGCGGCGCGGGGGCTCACCCTCGCGTACGACGACCGCGTCGTCGTCGAGTCGCTCGACATCGACGTCCCGGACCGGGAGCTCACCGTCATCGTCGGGCCGAACGCCTGCGGCAAGTCGACGCTGCTCAAGGCGCTCGCGCGCACGCTCACCCCGACCGCGGGCACGGTGTCCCTCGACGGCCGGCCGATCCGCTCGTACCGGTCGAAAGCCGTGGCCCGACGCGTGGCGATGCTCCCGCAGACCCCCGTCGCGCCGGCCGGCATCACGGTGCGCGACCTCGTCTCGCGCGGTCGTTACCCGCACCAGGACCTCTGGCACCCGATGTCCGCGGACGACCGCGCGGCCGTGGACGCGGCGCTCGAGCAGACGAGCACCGCGGCGCTCGCCGACCGGAGCGTGGACGAGCTCTCGGGTGGCCAGCGCCAGCGGGTGTGGATCGCGATGGTCCTCGCCCAGCAGACCGACGTCGTGCTCCTCGACGAACCGACGACGTTCCTCGACATCTCACACCAGTACGACGTCCTCGAGCTCGCGGCCTCGCTGCACGCGGCGGGGCGCACCGTCGTCGCCGTGCTGCACGACCTCAACCAGGCCGCCCGGTACGCGACGCACCTCGTGGCCATGGACCGCGGGCGGATCGTCGCGCAGGGGCCGCCCGCCGAGGTGCTCACGGCCGACCTCGTCGAACGGGTCTTCGGTCTGCCGTGCGTCGTCGTCCCGGACCCGGAGACCGGCACGCCGCTCGTCGTCCCGCGCGCGGGCGCCGCCGCGGCCGCGCGCTCGGCCGCACGGGGCGCTGACGGCACCGGCGGGCGCGCCGCCTCGACCGTCCGTGGGGACGCCGAGTCGGCGACGGTCCGCGAGGCGGACTGA
- a CDS encoding NAD(P)/FAD-dependent oxidoreductase: MTDYDLIVIGAGAVGENVADYAHKRGLSTAIVEAELVGGECSYWACMPSKALLRSGHAVRAAQRLGGAAEAVTGTVDPAATFARRNGFTSNWQDDSQVSWLDSADIALIRGHARITGPRTIEVDGVEHRARAAVAVATGSLPQLPDIPGLADAAPWGTREATSAQSAPDSLLVIGGGVAGCELATAYASFGTTVTLVARGGLLGAMEPFAGEMVTDALRELGVDVRIGATPVRVDRDEHGLVTATFEDGSTLVTSEVLVATGRTAHTAELGLETVGLTPGAWLDVDDTMLVHGTDWLYGVGDVNHRALLTHQGKYQARAAGEAIAARFQGTPLQTAPWGAHVATADHAAVPQVTFTDPEVASVGLTEAAARQQGLNVRAVEYDLGAVAGSALQADGYTGRAKAVVDEDRHVLVGVTFVGQDVAEMLQAATVAVVGEVPIDRLWHAVPAYPTMSEIWLRLLETLGRP, encoded by the coding sequence ATGACGGACTACGACCTCATCGTGATCGGCGCCGGAGCGGTCGGCGAGAACGTGGCGGACTACGCCCACAAGCGTGGCCTGTCCACCGCCATCGTCGAAGCGGAACTCGTCGGGGGTGAGTGCTCGTACTGGGCCTGCATGCCGTCCAAGGCACTCCTCCGCAGCGGGCACGCGGTCCGCGCCGCCCAGCGGCTCGGCGGCGCGGCGGAGGCCGTCACCGGGACGGTCGACCCCGCGGCCACGTTCGCGCGCCGCAACGGGTTCACGAGCAACTGGCAGGACGACAGCCAGGTGTCGTGGCTCGACTCGGCCGACATCGCCCTCATCCGCGGCCACGCCCGCATCACCGGACCGCGCACCATCGAGGTCGACGGCGTCGAGCACCGGGCGCGTGCCGCCGTCGCCGTCGCCACGGGCTCCCTCCCGCAGCTCCCCGACATCCCGGGGCTCGCCGACGCGGCGCCGTGGGGCACCCGCGAGGCCACGAGCGCCCAGTCAGCGCCGGACAGCTTGCTCGTCATCGGCGGCGGAGTCGCCGGCTGCGAACTCGCCACCGCGTACGCGTCGTTCGGCACCACCGTGACCCTCGTGGCCCGCGGCGGCCTCCTCGGTGCGATGGAGCCCTTCGCGGGCGAGATGGTCACCGACGCACTCCGCGAGCTCGGAGTCGACGTCCGCATCGGCGCGACGCCCGTCCGGGTGGATCGCGACGAGCACGGGCTCGTCACCGCCACGTTCGAGGACGGCTCGACGCTCGTCACGAGCGAGGTCCTCGTGGCGACCGGACGGACCGCGCACACCGCGGAGCTCGGCCTCGAGACGGTGGGCCTGACCCCCGGCGCGTGGCTCGACGTCGACGACACGATGCTCGTGCACGGGACCGACTGGCTGTACGGCGTCGGTGACGTCAACCACCGCGCGCTCCTCACGCACCAGGGCAAGTACCAGGCCCGGGCGGCGGGCGAGGCGATCGCCGCCCGGTTCCAGGGGACGCCCCTCCAGACCGCTCCGTGGGGCGCGCACGTCGCGACCGCCGACCACGCCGCGGTCCCCCAGGTCACGTTCACCGACCCGGAGGTCGCGAGCGTCGGACTGACCGAGGCGGCCGCCCGGCAGCAGGGCCTGAACGTCCGCGCGGTCGAGTACGACCTCGGTGCCGTCGCCGGCTCGGCGCTGCAGGCGGACGGCTACACCGGACGGGCGAAGGCCGTCGTCGACGAGGACCGCCATGTGCTCGTCGGCGTCACGTTCGTGGGGCAGGACGTCGCCGAGATGCTGCAGGCCGCGACGGTCGCCGTGGTCGGGGAGGTCCCGATCGACCGGCTCTGGCACGCGGTCCCGGCGTACCCGACGATGAGCGAGATCTGGCTCCGACTGCTCGAGACCCTCGGCCGACCGTAG
- a CDS encoding siderophore-interacting protein: MVSTRYRTFAVRVLRITPLTPHFVRVTLTGDELADFAAVGLDQRIKVVLPLPHGGYESVPGDDAGDWFTAWRALPDERRNPIRTYTVRSFRPGARELDIDFVDHGDIGPASRWVGGATVGDELRVVGPVVARGTRAEADTGRGAAEFAPGSAQRVMIAGDETAAPAICAILEALDAGTVGHVFIEVPTEADRLPVAAPRGVEVTWLPRNGADHGLHMTEQVRSWALAHRASRAAAAAAPVLADVDVDNGILWEVPDDDRADDSVYAWIAGEAGCVKEIRRHLVRGAGMDRRSVAFMGYWRRGRAEC; this comes from the coding sequence ATGGTGTCGACCCGGTACAGGACCTTCGCGGTGCGCGTCCTGCGCATCACGCCCCTCACGCCGCACTTCGTCCGCGTGACGCTGACGGGTGACGAACTCGCCGACTTCGCCGCCGTCGGTCTCGACCAGCGCATCAAGGTCGTCCTGCCACTGCCGCACGGTGGCTACGAGAGCGTCCCGGGCGACGACGCCGGGGACTGGTTCACCGCCTGGCGTGCGCTGCCCGACGAGCGCCGCAACCCGATCCGCACCTACACGGTCCGGTCGTTCCGGCCGGGCGCGCGCGAGCTCGACATCGACTTCGTCGACCACGGCGACATCGGACCGGCGTCGCGCTGGGTCGGTGGCGCCACGGTCGGTGACGAGCTCCGCGTCGTCGGACCGGTCGTCGCGCGGGGGACCCGCGCCGAGGCCGACACCGGACGGGGCGCCGCCGAGTTCGCACCCGGGAGCGCGCAGCGCGTCATGATCGCGGGCGACGAGACCGCCGCCCCGGCCATCTGCGCGATCCTCGAAGCCCTCGACGCGGGGACCGTCGGGCACGTCTTCATCGAGGTCCCGACCGAGGCCGACCGGCTCCCGGTGGCCGCACCGCGCGGGGTCGAGGTCACCTGGCTCCCGCGGAACGGCGCGGACCACGGCCTCCACATGACGGAGCAGGTGCGGTCGTGGGCGCTCGCACACCGGGCCTCCCGGGCTGCCGCGGCCGCGGCACCGGTCCTGGCGGACGTCGACGTCGACAACGGGATCCTCTGGGAGGTCCCGGACGACGACCGTGCCGACGACAGCGTCTACGCGTGGATCGCGGGCGAGGCCGGATGTGTCAAGGAGATCCGCCGCCACCTCGTCCGTGGTGCCGGCATGGACCGGCGCTCCGTCGCCTTCATGGGGTACTGGCGCCGCGGGCGCGCCGAGTGCTGA
- a CDS encoding TPM domain-containing protein — protein MRGTRDGSTRRGRHPYARRAAGLVTVLLAALTVLGPAAGASATAPVDLDGAYVVDDANALSTAQEHRVRKALDDLYDQTHTRLFVVYVPRFTDPSDQAAWGRATLERNQLDTDSVLLSVAVDDRVYNVTQSDTSTTLSKDDVRTATDDDLVPRLRADDWDGAATAFAQGLAATQAPPDLTWLWVVLAVVVVGLVVLVLVIRARNHRRAARAAAAEAADLAALERRAGVALVTIDDEIRSADQEVGFAVAQFGTDAAAPFTAALDRARRAVREAFTLRQQLDDEVPDSPADRAAWSRRIVEICSRVHGELAEQTAAFDALRALEDGVEANAAQVTAALPTARRQVADADATLTTLRGRWTGRTIATVDGNVDQARDVLAYADERARAATDAIASGDRGQAVIAVRDAQHALAQVAQLAGAVASAPRTFDETAGRVEALRADVEADVAAGRSLRDPGPDVTTAVARAATVLRQDLDPRDPISALDRLTQVNAAIDTALAAARSREERRQRAAAALDAALRDARARIDQARDFISMRRGGIGPRARTRLSEAERAFDDAVRAATSDPDTAIRAARAAEQYAAAAMDEADQDMGGWPGGGGSNGAQLGGLVTGLVLGGMFGGRGGGFGGGYGGGFSGGGRF, from the coding sequence ATGCGCGGAACCCGCGACGGCAGCACACGACGAGGACGACACCCGTACGCTCGTCGGGCCGCCGGGCTCGTCACCGTGCTGCTCGCGGCGCTCACCGTCCTCGGGCCGGCCGCCGGCGCATCGGCCACCGCACCGGTCGACCTCGACGGCGCCTACGTCGTCGACGACGCGAACGCCCTGAGCACCGCCCAGGAGCACCGGGTCCGGAAAGCGCTCGACGACCTCTACGACCAGACCCACACCCGGCTGTTCGTGGTCTACGTGCCGCGGTTCACGGACCCGTCCGACCAGGCGGCGTGGGGACGCGCGACGCTCGAACGGAACCAGCTCGACACCGACAGCGTGCTGCTCTCCGTCGCGGTCGACGATCGCGTGTACAACGTCACGCAGTCGGACACGTCCACAACCCTCTCGAAGGACGACGTCCGGACGGCCACCGACGACGACCTCGTCCCGAGACTGCGCGCCGACGACTGGGACGGCGCCGCGACCGCGTTCGCGCAGGGACTGGCGGCCACCCAGGCACCGCCCGACCTGACGTGGCTCTGGGTCGTGCTCGCGGTGGTCGTGGTCGGTCTCGTCGTCCTCGTGCTCGTCATCCGGGCCCGGAACCACCGCCGCGCTGCCCGTGCCGCCGCTGCCGAGGCCGCGGACCTCGCCGCCCTCGAGCGTCGTGCCGGTGTGGCCCTCGTCACCATCGACGACGAGATCCGCAGCGCCGACCAAGAGGTCGGGTTCGCCGTCGCACAGTTCGGCACCGACGCCGCCGCACCGTTCACCGCAGCACTCGACCGCGCCCGACGCGCGGTGCGCGAGGCCTTCACGCTCCGCCAGCAGCTCGACGACGAGGTGCCGGACTCCCCCGCCGACCGTGCCGCGTGGTCGCGGCGCATCGTCGAGATCTGCTCCCGCGTGCACGGGGAGCTCGCCGAGCAGACGGCGGCGTTCGACGCGCTGCGCGCACTGGAGGACGGCGTCGAGGCGAACGCGGCCCAGGTGACCGCCGCGCTGCCCACGGCGAGACGGCAGGTCGCCGACGCGGACGCCACGCTCACCACGCTGCGCGGCCGGTGGACCGGACGCACCATCGCGACGGTCGACGGCAACGTTGACCAAGCACGCGACGTCCTCGCGTACGCCGACGAGCGCGCACGCGCCGCGACGGACGCCATCGCGAGCGGCGACCGTGGTCAGGCGGTGATCGCCGTCCGCGACGCGCAGCACGCCCTCGCCCAGGTCGCCCAGCTCGCCGGGGCCGTCGCGAGCGCACCTCGGACCTTCGACGAGACCGCCGGTCGTGTCGAGGCCCTCCGTGCCGATGTCGAGGCCGACGTCGCAGCCGGTCGATCGCTCCGCGACCCCGGTCCGGACGTCACGACCGCCGTCGCGCGCGCCGCGACCGTGCTCCGCCAAGACCTCGACCCCCGCGATCCGATCAGTGCGCTCGACCGCCTCACGCAGGTCAACGCCGCCATCGACACCGCACTCGCTGCCGCCCGGTCGCGCGAGGAACGCCGCCAGCGGGCCGCGGCCGCGCTCGACGCCGCACTCCGTGACGCCCGGGCCCGGATCGACCAGGCACGGGACTTCATCTCGATGCGGCGTGGCGGCATCGGGCCCCGCGCCCGGACCCGCCTGTCCGAGGCCGAGCGCGCCTTCGACGACGCCGTGCGCGCCGCCACCTCCGACCCCGACACGGCGATCCGCGCAGCGCGCGCCGCCGAGCAGTACGCCGCCGCGGCGATGGACGAGGCCGACCAGGACATGGGCGGTTGGCCGGGCGGCGGCGGCTCGAACGGCGCGCAGCTGGGCGGGCTCGTGACCGGTCTCGTGCTCGGCGGCATGTTCGGCGGTCGCGGCGGGGGCTTCGGCGGCGGGTACGGCGGCGGCTTCTCCGGCGGCGGCCGGTTCTGA
- a CDS encoding arginase family protein, with protein sequence MQFLVVGQWQGSASSRAMRLADGASAIAADLPRSATTTVPIPAGAGDRLETAVARYTAVRSVAEAVSEEVRVATEPVLTIGGDGAVVLGATAVCTPTTALVRLSGSSGFRPLNRAQPVAAETAAVRLLVDRPDDLFPEAVTFAAPMVVIAGTRGLDDVERAALARADVRALDADDTDTASLRAAVTATGADSVFVHVDLDVLDPSEVDGLLEPVPFGLGGGTLVDLIAAATDGRRLVGAALTGFAPVDPDRAVDDLGVILRVVGALSAAARIS encoded by the coding sequence GTGCAGTTCCTCGTGGTCGGTCAGTGGCAGGGTTCGGCGTCGTCCCGCGCGATGCGACTCGCCGACGGCGCGAGCGCGATCGCCGCGGACCTCCCACGGTCGGCCACCACGACCGTTCCGATCCCGGCGGGCGCCGGCGACCGGCTCGAGACAGCCGTCGCCCGCTACACCGCGGTCCGCTCCGTCGCCGAGGCGGTGAGCGAAGAGGTCCGGGTGGCCACCGAGCCGGTCCTCACGATCGGTGGGGACGGCGCCGTGGTGCTCGGCGCGACCGCCGTGTGCACGCCGACCACCGCCCTGGTCCGCCTGTCCGGGTCGAGCGGGTTCCGGCCCCTGAACCGCGCGCAGCCCGTCGCCGCCGAGACCGCCGCGGTCCGCCTGCTGGTCGACCGCCCCGACGACCTGTTCCCGGAGGCGGTGACGTTCGCCGCGCCGATGGTCGTCATCGCGGGTACCCGCGGCCTCGACGACGTCGAACGTGCGGCGCTCGCCCGTGCCGACGTGCGCGCCCTCGACGCGGACGACACCGACACGGCCTCCCTCCGCGCGGCTGTCACGGCCACCGGGGCCGACAGCGTCTTCGTGCACGTCGACCTCGACGTCCTCGACCCGTCCGAGGTGGACGGCCTGCTCGAACCCGTGCCGTTCGGTCTGGGCGGGGGGACGCTCGTCGACCTCATCGCCGCCGCGACGGACGGCCGACGCCTCGTGGGCGCCGCGCTGACCGGCTTCGCGCCGGTGGATCCCGACCGGGCCGTCGACGACCTCGGTGTGATCCTCCGGGTCGTCGGGGCGTTGTCCGCCGCCGCACGCATCTCCTGA
- a CDS encoding SDR family NAD(P)-dependent oxidoreductase, with translation MRTDHPRTIALTGASSGIGAAAARALVADGHRVVVIGRDPDRTARIADELGMPRFVADLDRLEAVHGLAADLRREVPDLDTLVNNAGGLVSHRSRTVDGFETTLQRNVIAPFVLANALADVLTAAQDGRMVVTASLAHRFGHVVLDDLDGARRPWFGGWRAYGTAKLAAVLLTRQWTQRTGVPAYSYHPGLVATGFGADSPSMRLMSFATGGNYGLSPEAGAVGLVRLAGDDVVEERPGTYLDGLNAGTLSREARDDRVGAALWERLAAVVPGWN, from the coding sequence ATGCGGACCGACCACCCCCGTACCATCGCCCTCACCGGCGCCAGCTCCGGCATCGGTGCCGCCGCGGCGCGCGCCCTCGTCGCCGACGGCCATCGCGTCGTCGTCATCGGGCGCGACCCGGATCGCACGGCCCGGATCGCGGACGAACTCGGGATGCCGCGGTTCGTCGCGGACCTCGACCGCCTGGAGGCCGTGCACGGCCTCGCGGCGGACCTGCGGCGGGAGGTCCCGGACCTCGACACCCTCGTCAACAACGCCGGTGGCCTCGTGTCCCACCGCTCGCGGACCGTCGACGGGTTCGAGACGACCCTGCAGCGCAACGTGATCGCGCCGTTCGTGCTCGCGAACGCACTCGCGGACGTGCTCACCGCGGCACAGGACGGTCGGATGGTGGTCACCGCGAGCCTCGCGCACCGCTTCGGGCACGTGGTGCTCGACGACCTCGACGGCGCGCGGCGACCCTGGTTCGGCGGCTGGCGCGCGTACGGCACCGCCAAGCTCGCAGCCGTCCTCCTGACCCGGCAGTGGACCCAGCGCACCGGCGTCCCGGCGTACTCGTACCACCCGGGGCTCGTCGCGACGGGCTTCGGGGCCGACTCCCCCTCGATGCGGCTCATGTCGTTCGCGACGGGTGGGAACTACGGTCTCTCGCCGGAGGCGGGTGCGGTCGGACTCGTCCGGCTCGCTGGCGACGACGTGGTCGAGGAGCGGCCCGGCACGTACCTCGACGGGCTCAACGCCGGGACGCTGTCCCGCGAGGCCCGGGACGACCGCGTGGGTGCCGCGCTCTGGGAGCGACTCGCGGCCGTGGTACCCGGCTGGAACTGA
- a CDS encoding PspA/IM30 family protein gives MAKQTIFGRIAQLAKANINAIIDNAEDPKLALDQLVRDFTNNIADAESAIAQTIGNLRLLEQDHAEDVAAAADWGQKAASASAAADRYRAEGKTADADKFDDLAKIALGRQIRSEQEAKDAEPQIAAQTEVVDRLKSGLEQLKQKLVDLKAKRDQLVARQKTAEAQSRVNEAIGSIDVMDPTSDLARFEDKIRREEARVLGQQELQASSLDAQFQSLDDLGKDAEVEARLAALKNGH, from the coding sequence ATGGCGAAGCAGACCATCTTCGGACGGATCGCGCAGCTCGCGAAGGCGAACATCAACGCGATCATCGACAACGCGGAGGACCCCAAGCTGGCGCTCGACCAGCTCGTCCGCGACTTCACGAACAACATCGCCGACGCCGAGAGTGCGATCGCCCAGACGATCGGGAACCTCCGTCTCCTCGAGCAGGACCACGCGGAGGACGTCGCCGCCGCCGCCGACTGGGGCCAGAAGGCAGCGAGCGCGAGTGCCGCAGCGGACCGCTACCGCGCCGAGGGCAAGACCGCGGACGCCGACAAGTTCGACGACCTGGCCAAGATCGCGCTCGGTCGGCAGATCAGGAGCGAGCAGGAGGCGAAGGACGCCGAACCGCAGATCGCCGCGCAGACGGAGGTCGTCGATCGGCTCAAGTCCGGACTCGAGCAGCTCAAGCAGAAGCTGGTCGACCTCAAGGCGAAGCGCGACCAGCTCGTCGCGCGGCAGAAGACCGCCGAGGCGCAGTCGCGCGTCAACGAGGCCATCGGCAGCATCGACGTCATGGACCCGACGAGCGATCTCGCCCGGTTCGAGGACAAGATCCGCCGCGAGGAGGCCCGGGTGCTCGGGCAGCAGGAACTCCAGGCCTCGAGCCTCGACGCGCAGTTCCAGAGCCTCGACGACCTCGGCAAGGACGCCGAGGTCGAGGCGCGACTGGCGGCCCTGAAGAACGGACACTGA
- a CDS encoding Gfo/Idh/MocA family oxidoreductase — protein sequence MFTFPEPDVPPLRGGPALRWGVIGPGEIANDFTAALHAATDQRVVAVGSRSRDRAAAFADRHGVPRAHTSYEDLVGDPEVDVVYVATPHVHHAEQALLAIRAGKHVLVEKPFTTSAADAVRVADAARAAGVLAMEAMWTRYLPQSAVLRACIDRGDLGEVHLALVDVGWPHDLGGLDRITDPALGGGALLDAGVYGLWFAQFATGAPVRIDATGRTSQSGVDLQSVAVLTGATGAQASVTTTMLASTDGLPTIAGTEGTVRFTEHFVFPAAFTLRLGDTVHAWRDRSGLRGRQGLVWQAVALAAWATEGRTDSPVHSLDDSITLMRTLDEVRRQVALART from the coding sequence GTGTTCACGTTCCCCGAGCCCGACGTCCCTCCGCTCCGCGGTGGCCCCGCCCTCCGGTGGGGCGTGATCGGGCCCGGGGAGATCGCGAACGACTTCACCGCCGCCCTGCACGCGGCCACCGACCAGCGCGTCGTCGCCGTCGGATCACGATCGCGTGACCGGGCTGCGGCCTTCGCCGACCGGCACGGCGTGCCCCGGGCCCACACCTCGTACGAGGACCTCGTCGGCGACCCCGAGGTCGACGTCGTCTACGTGGCGACCCCGCACGTGCACCACGCCGAACAGGCACTCCTCGCGATCCGCGCCGGCAAGCACGTGCTCGTCGAGAAGCCGTTCACGACCTCCGCCGCAGACGCCGTCCGGGTGGCGGACGCCGCACGAGCGGCAGGGGTGCTCGCGATGGAGGCGATGTGGACGCGGTACCTGCCGCAGTCGGCCGTCCTCCGGGCCTGTATCGACCGTGGCGACCTCGGCGAGGTCCACCTCGCGCTCGTCGACGTCGGCTGGCCGCACGACCTCGGCGGCCTCGACCGCATCACGGACCCGGCGCTCGGCGGCGGCGCGCTGCTCGACGCGGGCGTGTACGGCCTGTGGTTCGCACAGTTCGCGACGGGGGCACCGGTGCGCATCGACGCGACGGGACGGACCAGCCAAAGCGGGGTGGACCTCCAGTCCGTCGCCGTGCTGACCGGCGCGACCGGCGCTCAAGCGTCGGTGACGACCACCATGCTCGCCTCGACCGACGGGCTCCCGACCATCGCGGGCACCGAGGGCACGGTCCGGTTCACCGAGCACTTCGTGTTCCCGGCCGCGTTCACGCTTCGCCTCGGGGACACCGTGCACGCCTGGCGCGACCGCTCGGGCCTCCGCGGCCGGCAGGGACTCGTCTGGCAGGCCGTCGCCCTGGCGGCGTGGGCCACCGAGGGCCGCACGGACTCCCCCGTCCACTCACTCGACGACTCGATCACGCTCATGCGCACACTCGACGAGGTCCGACGACAGGTCGCGCTCGCGCGCACGTGA